In Malus sylvestris chromosome 15, drMalSylv7.2, whole genome shotgun sequence, a single genomic region encodes these proteins:
- the LOC126601162 gene encoding mitochondrial import receptor subunit TOM7-2-like, whose amino-acid sequence MALRISLKSKGKTPAKPSKGSDEHSVAQSFKEWSTWALKKAKVVTHYGFIPLVIIIGMNLEPKSQLSQLISPV is encoded by the coding sequence ATGGCGTTGAGAATATCTCTGAAGAGCAAGGGCAAGACTCCGGCGAAACCTTCCAAGGGCTCGGATGAGCACTCGGTGGCTCAATCCTTCAAGGAGTGGAGTACGTGGGCCCTAAAGAAGGCTAAGGTCGTCACCCACTACGGCTTCATTCCCCTAGTCATCATCATCGGCATGAACTTGGAACCCAAGTCGCAACTCTCCCAACTTATCAGCCCCGTCTGA
- the LOC126604881 gene encoding carotenoid 9,10(9',10')-cleavage dioxygenase 1-like: MASSAYANLHAINGSFQTHFISHSFNHLKTSLSLTVKPLLKELEKFSLIKVDVSKNMKNASGKLLDALMNSMFQFVDQPLLPSQENFAPVEEIGDLVEVICTEGEIPADFSEGVFIRNGNNPLFGGLKSAVSIFGQSNQTWVDGEGMLHAVYFKKDPNGSWIVSYKNRYVETETFKLEKQMNNKPCFLPVLEGDASAVLAAQLLNVLRFGTVNKYFSNTNVFEHSGRVYSITEDHLPQEVDISTLETLSDWDVNGAWDRPFTSHPKKAPGSGELVMMGTAAKKPYYVLGVISADGKKLHKADLKFKRSVLSHDIGVTQKYNVIIDHPLTMDIKRLVMGGPLMKYETEGYARIGVMPRYGNAESVKWFVVQTNCTFHFLNCFEEDNEVVVVRGCRALTSLIPGPDERVGNFGNKFEWFSKGFNFAHHDDSAADDDAGTGYFFARVYEWRLNMVSGEVEEEKNLTGTEFAMEFPFINERYTGLKHKYGYTQVIDSVASSNSGLGKFGALAKLYLDDQSHSTPSGDQEERCSDQQWIKVEYHKFEENNFCSGSVFVPRHGGIEEDDGWIVTFVHNENTHVTQVHVIDAMKFQSEPIVKITLPQRVPYGFHGTFVSMLN; encoded by the exons ATGGCAAGCTCTGCTTATGCTAACTTACATGCAATTAATGGGTCTTTTCAAACCCATTTCATATCTCACAGCTTTAATCACCTGAAAACCTCTCTTTCCTTGACTGttaag CCTCTACTCAAAGAGCTGGAGAAATTTTCATTGATAAAGGTGGATGTgtctaaaaacatgaaaaaCGCTTCTGGGAAGTTGTTAGATGCACTCATGAACTCCATGTTCCAATTCGTGGACCAACCATTGCTTCCATCTCAG GAAAACTTTGCTCCAGTTGAAGAGATTGGAGACCTTGTTGAGGTCATCTGCACTGAAGGAGAAATTCCCGCTGACTTTTCTGAGGGTGTGTTCATAAGAAACG GAAACAATCCTTTATTTGGAGGTCTGAAATCCGCAGTTTCAATTTTTGGGCAATCAAACCAGACTTGGGTAGACGGAGAAGGAATGCTTCATGCAGTATACTTTAAAAAAGATCCAAATGGAAGTTGGATTGTCTCGTACAAGAACAGATATGTTGAGACAGAAACATTTAAGCTAGAGAAACAAATGAATAACAAGCCATGTTTCTTACCAGTCCTAGAAGGAGATGCTTCAGCAGTTTTAGCAGCGCAGCTTCTAAATGTG TTGAGATTTGGAACAGTCAATAAATACTTTAGCAACACCAATGTTTTTGAGCACTCAGGAAGGGTTTACTCGATTACAGAGGATCACCTGCCTCAAGAGGTGGACATCTCAACCTTAGAAACTCTTTCTGATTGGGATGTCAATGGTGCTTGGGATCGACCTTTCACTAGCCATCCAAAG AAAGCTCCAGGTTCCGGAGAGTTAGTCATGATGGGGACAGCTGCAAAGAAACCTTACTATGTTCTGGGGGTTATTTCTG CTGATGGaaagaaattgcacaaggctGATCTCAAATTCAAAAGAAGCGTCCTCAGCCATGATATAGGAGTCACGCAGAA GTACAATGTAATCATTGATCACCCCCTTACCATGGATATAAAGAGACTTGTCATGGGTGGCCC ATTAATGAAGTATGAAACGGAAGGGTATGCGAGGATTGGAGTGATGCCACGTTATGGTAATGCAGAGTCAGTCAAATGGTTTGTGGTACAAACCAATTGCACATTTCACTTTCTCAATTGCTTTGAGGAGGACAATgag GTTGTTGTGGTGAGGGGATGTAGGGCTCTCACATCTCTCATACCAGGTCCTGATGAACGAGTTGGTAATTTTGGTAACAAGTTTGAGTGGTTCTCCAAGGGGTTCAATTTTGCACATCATGATGATTCTGCGGCAGATGATGATGCTGGAACCGGATATTTCTTTGCTCGTGTATATGAATGGAGACTGAACATGGTGTCTGGGGAAGTTGAGGAGGAGAAAAATTTAACTGGAACTGAATTTGCCATGGAATTTCCTTTTATCAACGAACGATACACTGGTTTAAAACACAAGTATGGTTATACTCAAGTCATTGATTCTGTGGCAAGCTCTAACTCTG GCTTGGGTAAATTTGGAGCTCTAGCAAAATTATATTTGGATGATCAATCACATTCCACACCATCTGGG GATCAGGAGGAAAGATGTAGCGATCAGCAGTGGATAAAGGTGGAATACCATAAGTTTGAGGAGAACAACTTTTGCAGTGGAAGCGTTTTTGTGCCTAGACATGGAGGCATAGAGGAAGATGATGGTTGGATTGTCACTTTCGTCCACAATGAAAACACTCATGTAACCCAA GTTCATGTAATTGATGCAATGAAGTTTCAGAGTGAACCGATTGTGAAAATCACATTGCCACAGAGGGTGCCATATGGTTTCCATGGGACTTTTGTGTCAATGCTTAATTAG
- the LOC126604613 gene encoding aquaporin TIP4-1-like, protein MAKIALGTTGEGALPEVWRALVVEFITTFLFVFAGVASAMATDKLAADALVGLFAVAVTHALVVAVMISAGHISGGHLNPAVTLGLLFGGHITLFRSILYWIDQLLAAAAACYLLEYLSGLTTPIHSLASGVGYLEGVIWEIVLTFSLLFTVYATIVDKRGSLNGLGPTLTGFVVGANILAGGAFSGASMNPARSFGPALVSWNWTDHWVYWVGPLIGGGLAGFIYENFFIIGQAHLPIPTVEAALLG, encoded by the exons ATGGCGAAAATAGCCTTGGGAACCACCGGTGAGGGTGCCCTTCCAGAAGTCTGGAGAGCTCTTGTGGTTGAGTTTATCACTACCTTCCTCTTCGTCTTTGCTGGTGTTGCATCAGCCATGGCTACTG ATAAGCTAGCAGCAGATGCACTAGTGGGGTTGTTTGCCGTAGCTGTGACACATGCACTAGTTGTGGCCGTGATGATATCCGCCGGCCACATATCTGGCGGTCACCTTAACCCTGCCGTCACTCTTGGCCTCCTGTTTGGTGGTCATATTACCCTCTTCCGATCTATACTCTACTGGATCGATCAATTGTTAGCAGCTGCTGCAGCTTGTTACCTTCTAGAGTACCTCAGTGGATTG ACTACTCCAATTCATTCACTTGCAAGTGGGGTGGGCTATTTAGAAGGTGTGATATGGGAGATTGTCCTCACATTCTCCTTGCTATTCACAGTCTATGCTACAATTGTCGACAAAAGAGGATCTCTTAATGGATTAGGCCCTACATTAACTGGATTTGTTGTCGGGGCCAACATCCTAGCTGGAGGAGCCTTCTCAGGAGCTTCAATGAACCCAGCGAGGTCCTTTGGTCCTGCTTTGGTAAGCTGGAATTGGACTGACCATTGGGTTTATTGGGTTGGTCCTCTGATTGGCGGTGGACTTGCTGGGTTCATTTATGAAAATTTCTTCATTATCGGGCAAGCTCATCTCCCAATTCCTACAGTGGAAGCTGCTTTGTTAGGTTAA
- the LOC126605848 gene encoding probable lactoylglutathione lyase, chloroplastic, producing MSSLSATLNLLRPSLAPSPPSVRFFGVRNSASSYSTSRRLALFQLGSALPQSQLLGAKASELLRGEGNPLEAAPVVNLAQAGTAIAKENALEWVKNDKRRMLHVVYRVGDLDKTIKFYTECLGMKLLRKRDIPEDRYSNAFLGYGPEESNFVVELTYNYGVDKYNIGTGFGHFGIAVEDVTKIVELIKAKGGKVTEEPGPAKGGSTIVASVEDPDGYTFELLERGPSPEPFRQVMLRVGDLDRAINFYKKAYGMELLHKRDNPEYKCTVAVLGYGPEDKNAVLELTYNYGITDYDKGNGYAQIAIGTDDVYKTAEAIKLSGGKIILDPGPLPGINTKITACLDPDGWKSVFVDNADFLKELE from the exons ATGTCATCTTTATCGGCTACTCTGAATCTCTTAAGACCCTCTCTGGCTCCATCGCCACCGTCCGTGAGGTTTTTTGGTGTGCGAAACTCTGCCTCTTCTTATTCTACTTCTCGGAGACTCGCTCTCTTTCAACTCGGCTCTG CTCTGCCTCAATCACAACTGTTAGGTGCAAAAGCATCTGAGTTGCTAAGAGGAGAGGGAAACCCTTTAGAGGCTGCCCCAGTTGTGAATTTGGCACAGGCAGGCACCGCTATTGCCAAGGAAAATGCACTGGAGTGGgtaaaaaatgacaaaagaagaATGCTTCATGTTGTCTATCGTGTTGGGGACTTGGACAAGACTATAAA ATTCTATACTGAATGTTTGGGGATGAAGCTGTTAAGAAAACGTGACATACCTGAGGATCGATATTCGAATGCTTTTCTTGGATATGGACCAGAAGAATCCAATTTTGTGGTTGAACTTACATACA ATTACGGAGTGGACAAGTACAACATTGGGACTGGTTTTGGCCATTTTGGCATTGCAGTTGAAGAT GTAACCAAAATCGTGGAACTTATAAAGGCAAAGGGAGGGAAAGTTACCGAGGAACCTGGTCCTGCTAAAGGTGGCAGCACAATAGTTGCCTCTGTTGAGGATCCCGATGGCTACACGTTTGAGCTTTTGGAGAGAGGGCCTTCACCTGAGCCCTTCCGTCAAGTGATGCTTCGTGTAGGTGATCTTGACCGTGCTATTAACTTTTATAAGAAG GCTTATGGGATGGAACTTCTCCACAAGAGAGATAATCCTGAATACAAG TGTACTGTTGCCGTGTTGGGCTACGGTCCTGAAGATAAGAACGCAGTGCTTGAACTGACGTACAACTATGGGATCACAGATTATGACAAAGGAAATGGTTACGCGCAG ATCGCAATAGGCACAGATGATGTTTACAAGACTGCAGAAGCAATCAAACTAAGTGGAGGGAAGATTATTCTTGATCCTGGGCCTTTGCCAGGCATCAACACAAAGATAACTGCTTGCCTCGACCCTGATGGCTGGAAATCG GTCTTTGTTGATAATGCTGATTTTCTGAAGGAATTAGAGTGA